Within Lolium rigidum isolate FL_2022 chromosome 5, APGP_CSIRO_Lrig_0.1, whole genome shotgun sequence, the genomic segment TGCAACCAAATAGGCGTCAGAAATTCATTCCTAGAAACAACCAGCAAACATAACTAGACGAAGATGTATGATATGAACTTTCAAGTTTCAACTATATGTCATATCATTGCTTTTAACTTTTACTTGTTCAGTACTATCATGAATTATGAACAGCACACAGTTAGTTGAGCAAGAAACCGTAGTGCGTTCTGCAGTCTAACATATCAGCATCGCTAGGAAAATGAATTTCCTGGCTACAACAGAACCTCAGGAAAAGGAGCAAATCTACCTACCTGCATGAAACCACACAGCCGGATGATGGTGTAATCGAGACCGGTATCCTGGATAAACTTCTCGGTACAGTACTTGATCTCCATGAGGGGGACCTCGGGATGCTTGTCGCAGTTGTGGATGGAGTAGAACACGTACTTCTGGATCCCCATCGCCTTGGCGCACTGGATTAGAGCAACCTTTCCTTCCCAGTCTACCTAAACAGAGCAACTATCAGCACGCCCGAGCCTCAGGTCGTTTAATGACTCACAGGTGACAGTAGTAGCATTCTTCTCTGTATTTTTTTTTAGAGATTACAATATGCGGATGGCGTACCGTTCGAATGGGTTCTTCCGGCCGCCCCGTCGCGCAGTCAATCACCGTGTGGACGCCGACAAGCGTGGCGGGTATCGTCTCCGGCTTGCTGAGGTCGGCCTGATTGAACCAGTTACACGCAGAGACGATATGATGCATGAGACGGACATTCAGTGAAATCACGGAAGAGCTGGACGGGTGAAGTTGTGTGCGGCCGGAGTGCAAACCTACATTGACCACGGTGGCGCCCCAGTCCCGGAGGAAGTCGGCGGGGGCCGGGCGGGGCCTGACGAGGCACCTGACGTCGTAGCCCTCGTCCAGCGCCCGCCTGACCACCTGCCGCCCCAGGGTGCCCGTGGCGCCGACCACCAGCACGCTCGTCGGCCTGACGGGCGTGCCCTGCCCAATGCTGAtcggggccgccgccgcctgcgcgtTGCAGGTCACCGCCAGGCTGCCCGACGAGACGGCGCGGGCCGGGTGGGTGAGCGGCCGCGCGCGGGCGATGGCCCAGGAGAGCGGGGCGCGGCGGCCCGGGGAGGCGAGCCGCGAGGGCAGCGCGGCGGCGGTAAGGCTGGTCGACGTCGCCATTTCTGCGCGCGCGGTGGTTTTGCCGTGGCAGTGGCGGAGGCGTGGTTTTGGAGGTGCGAGGAGTGGTGGAGAGGAGATGCGGAGCAGCCGATGCCCGTCGCGCCACGTCACCTCCCGTGATCCGTACCGGCCGTCTCACTTAGTCACTTCCCGTTTCTTTTCCCCGCCCACTTGTGAAACTTTTCATCCTTTGCTCTCTTGCAAATTCTACACGATTTTTCATTTTTCTCTAAAAAGAGGTTAAGATCCGGACGGGCGGATCCACGTACAAGCCAGGGGGGGCGATTGCCCCCACACAAATTTCAGTCCTCCTTATACCTGGCCCATAGTATATGGCGTTGCCCCCACTTAGCCCAAAATATTTGCCCCCCCTGCTTATTATTTTTGGCCCGCACAAAGAAAACAACAAGAACAGCCCATTAACTTGGCCTGGCTGCCTAGTGCCCTGGTCACGTTACGAGCCAGACGGAAAAACCTGGTTCAGTGTGCGATCAAGAAATAGAAGAAAAGGGGAACCAGCCTGACGGAAGTTTCGCGAAAGACAAAGCGACAGACGTTTCGACAGAAACGAAGCGACATACGTTTCGCCAGAAACGAAGCGACTCGCCGCCGCCCGCAGCCTGCCATCGCCCATCGCCTCCGGGCCTCCAGCAATCGCCGTCGCCGTCCACTGTGTGCGCCGGCCGCTCGACTGCGCAACTTCGAAGATCGCTGATTGCCTGATTCGACATCAAGGTAAGCCTGAAGCTCTTCCCCAATTTGGCAATTCCTCTTCTGAGTTTCTCTGTTCAGATTTCTTAGTGATTTTCTATTTCTAATTCGTTGTTAGTTGCTGTGATACTAACGCTCAATTGCATTCATTGAGCCTAGAAGTTTGACTGTTTAAGTATGTGAGATAGTGAGAGTAGAAGAAAATCTAGTATTCTAGTATATGAATTTTTTGACTACATTTTCAATTTTTCATGCATGACAAATTAATTTTGAAATCTGCAGAGAAGCTATGGAGAGGTTTTTTCCAAAATCTACAAGTGGCAATATGCCTGAAATTATTGATTTGAACAAGCTTCCTCGGGATCCATCTAAAAGGAAGAGAGTTACTGATTTCAATCCGAATCAGCATGAGGATATCAGGAGAAAATATTTGACCTGGGGCCTCATCAACCTCGTCCCTCCAAGTTTAAACTCAGAATGATTGGAAAGAgtaaacggtattttaatcctgattgGTATAATATGCATGCCAATTGGTTAGAGTACAGTGAGGTAGAGGACAAGGCATATTGCTTGTGTTGCTATTTGTTTAGAGACAATATTAAAGGTAACAAATATGGCCATGATTCATTTGTAACAGAGGGCTTTGTCAATTGGAAGAAGGGACCAGAGAGATTTGGGAAACATGTGGGTGACCGTGATAGTTTCCACAACATGGCACTAAAAAAATGTGAAGATTTACTGAATATTGCTCAATCAATCCCAGAAGCCTTGCATAAACAAACTGAAATTGAGAAGAATGAGCATCTTATCAGATTGAATGCTGCAATTGATATGTCTAGATACTTGTTGCATCAAGGGCAACCGTTTCGTGGCCATGATGAGTCAGAAGACTCAACAAATAAAGGTAATTATCTTGAGTTGAAGGATTATACTATGATGCAAAATGATGTTGTAGCCAAGGCATTCAAAAATGCTCCACGAAATAATCAGTTGGTGTCTCCAACAATTCAAAAGGATATAACTGAATGCTTTGCAGAAGAAATTATGAGCAGTATTTTGAAGGACATTGACAATGACGTCTTCAGCTTATTGGTTGATGAGTGTCGTGATGTTTCTGACAAAGAACAAATGGCAGTGGTTCTACGCTATGTTGATAAATGTGGGGTGTCAAATGAGAGGTTTGTTGGTGTTGTTCATGTAGAGGAGACAACAGCAGCTTATCTCAAGTCTAAAATTGATTTTATGATTGCAAAGTTTGGTTTGAGTCTTCAACAAGTGAGAGGACAAGGTTATGATGGAGCAAGTAACATGGCGGGTGAGTTTAACGGCTTGCAGGCCAAGATTATGCGAGAGAACAGTTCAGCTTATTATGTACATTGTTTTGCTCATAAACTTAACTTGGTTGTTGTGTCTCTTGCAAAGAAGATAATTGATGTTGGTGAattctttgatatgatatcaCTATTGGTGACTGTGGCTGGATACTCTTGCAAGAGAAAGGATAAACTTAGAGAGTATCATCAGGAAGAAGTGAGGAAATCTATTTGCAGGGGAGAGATTTCTACAGGATCTGGATTAAACCAGGAGATTTCTCTCCAAAGGCCGGGGGATACTAGATGGAACTCTCACTATACAACTTTGTTGAGTTTGTCAAAGATGTTCCCTTCAGTGGTTAAAATACTAGAATACGTGGAGGAAGATGGAAAAGATCCATACAAGCAACGTCAAGCCAATGGTCTTCTGAAATATTTTCAAACATTTGATTCTGTATTCTTTCTACACATGATGATGATCATCTTAGTTTTGACAAATGGGCTGTCAAAAACGTTTCAAACAAAGGACATGGATATTGTAAATGCTATGTCAGATGTTGAATCTATTAAGCGGGAGCTAGGGAAGCTTAGATCTGAGCATGGTTGGAATTCTCTCTTGAAGAAGGTATGCCACTTTTGCAAGAAATATGACATTTCAGAGATGGACATGGAAAAAGACTATGTAAATCCAAAGAAGCCAAGGCAAAGTACCGGCATCAATAATGAGCATCATTATCGGGTTGATTGTTTCTTTGCTGTCATAGATTTGTTGCTCGAAGAATTAAATCGCAGATTCAATGAGGTAAATTCCGAGTTGCTTTGTTGCATGTCCGCTTTCAGCCCAAGTGATCAGTTTAGTCTTTATGATGATGAGAAGCTCATGAAGTTGGCCAAGTTTTATCCTAAAGACTTCAGTGACGATGATTTGGATCATCTTGAGCAGGAGCTTTGCCTTTACCTAGATAATGTACTCAATGATACAAGGTTTGCTAGCCTGGACACTATTAGTGATTTGGCAAAACTAATGGTGACTACAAGGAAGCATCTTTCTTATCCTTTGGTCTATCGCCTTCTGAAGTTAGTGTTAACTCTTCCTGTTGCCACGGCGACTGTCGAGAGGTGCTTCTCCGCTATGAAGCTTTTGAAGAGTGCTCTACGTAACAAAATGGGTGATGATTATATGAGCAATAGCCTTATTTGCTTTGTAGAGAAGGAGTTGTTGGATAACATTCCTAACGAGGTGATAGTTAAACGCTTCCATGCAACAAATCGCCGTGGGATCAAAAGAAAGGTGATGTTCTCAGGTTTTTATTATCTAGTGTCGGTATTAGTTCTTGCATTTTCTTTTGAGTTTGACATATTATGTTTTTTGCATTACAGGTTGGAAACTAGGAATTGTATTAAAAAGACATCAACCATGCGTCCATGCCTACCAGAAGACAAGTCAGTCTGAAGTGTTCCCTTTTCTAACTTAGAAACTACAGACTACTATCTTATGAAGAAATGCTTTATTTTATGAACTCGCCAAGTCGCCATGTCTTTTTGTGACAATATTATCTTATGAAGAAATGCTTTATTTTCGTCCTTATTCACTATGTTGTTGTGAGTTTTTTTTTGCCCCCCCTTATTTTTCATCCTGGATCCGCCCTTTGCATCGAAAAGATGCACatgatttttatttaattttattaGGAAAGACCTTTCAACAAAATACACAAAAATCTGAAGTTATCCCATGAGGTTCCTCTAGGCTGGCATGTCAGATCTCAGATACCAATGGTGGCCAATGATGGCCAATGTCACGTCAACTGGTCCAGAGTATGCCGGCCGCTATGGCTGGGGGTCTGGGGATCCCCGACTTGGCACACACCGCGATCAGTTTGAGGGTGCGCTAGATTTGGAGGATGCGTACAGACCACATGCGACCGTGGCGCGGGCTCGATATGCAGTTCCCGAAGGTGGAGCTTGATGTCTTCACGGCTTCCACCTCGATGGAGGTTGGCAATGGGGAATCTCCCCTCTTCTGGAAGGACAAATGGCTAAATGGCAGGTCTATCAAGGAGATGGCGTCGGAGGTTTACGCGTCGGTACCCAAACGTCGCAGGAAGGCGCGTACAGTCCGGGAAGCGTTGGTTGATCGTGCTTGGATTCCTGACATTGCTGGCGCGCCAAGTGCCCTCCCACTTTGGCGGTACGTGCAGCTATGGGGTATACTCTGGAACATGCAGCTGTCGATGGAGCATGATAGAATGTTTTGGCGCTGGACGACGGATGGCCGATACACTCcacgtttgtaacatcccaaattttaaaacaaagagaaaatgaattttcctATTTCCAAAATTTAGAGCTAACAAAAAATTTATTTAATTTCCATGTGTTGCACAATATGGATGCATGATTGTATGACTTTGCCATGCCTTGTGATTGAATTACATCATCTCTAAACCCTAACCATGATCCTTTGAGATCAaagagaagaaaagaggaagaatAGAAAAATGCACACCACCTCACATATATGACATATAGCCATAATGGCAAAACTTGACCTATGCCACTATactttacccaaatggtttgaaaccatcacTACACTTAACCTAACACACAAGGAACCCAAATTAGTGACCTtagatcaaagaaaaagaaaataaaataaaaacatgaaactcaCATATGTGGGTATGTGGCCAAATTGCAAATTTGAACCTAAGCCCTACTCCTTTGTTGGAAATGATGAAAAACAATCCTAAACTCAAATAATACCTAAGAACACAACACCACACCTTTTGGGTTCAAAGaaagtcaaagaaaaagaaatagaaaaatccaaataatcacacacatgtgcttatggccaattttgcaaaaccttaacctaggccaatttggcttgtgccattggttggagaatgttactaaacacttaagaacactttttgaatcaaagaaactcaaatcaaatcaattttgaaatcaaattatgctcacataagataatggtcaaatctgccaattatcacatgacacctactttgagcctttttattaagaGATTTGTAAACTAAACAACCCcagttctttgcacctcatccaagaccacatcaaggtgaacaactttggtaaaacaCACTCCTGCAAATTCTTGCCCAAATTCAAATTATGATCaagccaagtggcaacattgaaacaaaaacaagatcatacacaatttgaaattttgcaaaccaattcaattttgcacaccaccaccaccattgtgcatcaaatattatatgaatcaactccaccaaaaaaaattgcaaaattcaaaaataaatttctttcggccatttggtcgagcaccttgcAGGCAGGGAGTAGAATTCAGCCCATGCTAGAAAAATAGGTGGACTAAGTCcaaccctggcacccctctgctgCCCTGGACCCCTAGCACCTCCCTTGGCATCAGTGCCAGCCTCTGCACCCCTCCCACTTGACCTCCATgaccatggcatggccatgccgtgaCAACCATGCCCACCCCGACCATCTCTCTCTCCACACGTCGCCAGCTCGCAGCACCATGTCTGGGAGGTCCCCCTCACTCTCCTGCGTCTGCTCGTCCACCCCCTTGACCGAGACGAGGCCAGCacgagtgtcgttgcctaatcgacggtacctcggaggagggatcctcacgagggggagaagaagtaggggccatatggcggagtgcacacgggacggtggtacgcgatttacccagcttcggaacacccgcacgatgacagggcctaccgctcgcttgtccggaattatccggcgctttcgcgttgttacaatgagttgtggttgtgcctctagggctccgggatccggcttataaaggcgcacggatctagggtttacatggagagtcctagccggaatacaagttgcctaactacggtacaatgtcttgccgtgtacgtcaaggatccgccttcctccaaatacgtgctggatccggatacttcatgggccatcacggatccggcctccttcgtaggtcggttgagatccggcttcctgttcccgggctggacttcatccttcgggatctacaagcaatcgggccgcccgatgggccacatgcctcatcaccaactatgggccacccgggcttgccagatctaggccacgccgttgatatacccctaaagtatacccacaatagtagcccccgaagttctccgagattcatcattcctctgaCTTCATTAGtttggatccgaagagaatctcgaagagcttcaaaacttttacttgtttCCGGGTTCATCTGCTCGGAAATCTTTTGTCTTCGGAATTGGTAACTCAACGGAGATTCCGCTttccccgcgcacaacttccttctttcccgcgctaaattttcgatgatgcgaatctttagccggaaatttcgggagtgcatggttaagttacctccacgtcgttttaccgcacttgacctaagacacgtgtcatccatccgacggtgcgaccgttccgtttccaccgttggatccgaatcccgaatcaccgcgcgtggcctataaataccccacggctcggtaattcctcattctttcaccgcacctcaccacttcatcttcctcctcgcgccgcgccgcctgaCATAGgcgtccccaatgggcctgccgaagatagtacccggggtttactgaaggcccacgactcgaagaataagaagaatcggaagcccaagttgatattaaggaaagttagaattgtattaggagagaacacttgtaatattacgggaggagttggaaaccttcccggactctgtaacttgtacaatacgaatccctcggctccacctcctatataagggggagtcgagggacaaagaaagcatcgaatcattgtctcacaaaccctagtttttacatcatcgagtacttttcggctgaaaccttcgagatctacttgacctctacatccaacgaaaccctagtctactacttgtaggcattgacaagttaataccttgtcaattggcgccgtctgtgggatctagaggcgacaaggagctgatctcgatggcacattcaagatcgtcgacttcatcagtagcaagcaacatcatggacagaggtaaacagatcgaagccggtctcgttgattttgttcctcacccgccctcccgtttggatgcatatgcgtatctggaggagcccatggagatgacgtttggaaagttccacttccgcgtcgagaaagaaggagcgtatcgtctcgaagttccgatctcgtcgggattatcggcggttgatcctgacttctcaagctcagcatcatccatcgagtcaggcgacgaggagatttcgtcgtcacgcttcatcggcaccaaggcaagcgaaaaactcgccaagatcttcagcgacatgtccttcgagtcatctgcggactcctatataagcgatgattcgagcgacaccgatagcttcgatttcatcgacaagtccatctctattggaaaggtcttcaccaatctctatgatggtgtcaccaaaccaagcgaAGTTCATAACtccaaatatcatcagatctacgccatcggagaagcaagtcacgattaagaggaaacatcagaggctttcgacgacttgggaaatccatacgtcgatccctctgacctaaggcgaggtttgggcactaaatatgtcgggcccacaccacgcgtgaggattcaacttccacaagcagcatgggatagagcagcaAAAGCTATAGAtggttctgaaccaatggagagaactgctacggtcgaagaattgcaggcttatcaatataggctcgcccgagctggaagagaattggaaaaacagacagttgctttgaacagaagaaaggaggcagcttccgcgtcaagcaggcgacgagtggaattaagtcgacaatcaggaacttcgggagatagtcacagagaagctcggaggagagcaagatctcggctgcaaaatataccggaggctgaaagagagactctaatccaaaacctcgacatgtcctttatctcaatcgacacgagggggaatattatcccaaaaacaccggaagcacggtacatggcgacacaagctttcatcttagcgtccaggccacctcccggagatccaagagaagcgttgtacaacatggccatggcaggatgtggagccatgggagcagcgttcgcagccacacctcccgaaggaactgcaaggcaaaatagtccgagacctaccgcagcagtgcaagatccaccgagagcgagtggagccagagacacaacaactcaggctagagttgatagagcgcgacaagaaagaagggaacatcggcattcaccagaacttgctgaagaggatatgtgtggactcccatgtttcacacgacgggtccgaaaaactcgagttccatcaggattcaagctacccgatagtttcaagaaattcgatggcctgcaagaccccaaggattggctagtcgattacctcgagacagtaaaattgataggagggaccagagcaacagccatgcagagcatccagat encodes:
- the LOC124651527 gene encoding protein HIGH CHLOROPHYLL FLUORESCENCE PHENOTYPE 244, chloroplastic-like; this encodes MATSTSLTAAALPSRLASPGRRAPLSWAIARARPLTHPARAVSSGSLAVTCNAQAAAAPISIGQGTPVRPTSVLVVGATGTLGRQVVRRALDEGYDVRCLVRPRPAPADFLRDWGATVVNADLSKPETIPATLVGVHTVIDCATGRPEEPIRTVDWEGKVALIQCAKAMGIQKYVFYSIHNCDKHPEVPLMEIKYCTEKFIQDTGLDYTIIRLCGFMQGLIGQYAVPILEEKSVWGTDAPTRIAYMDTQDVARLTFVALRNEKASKKLLTFAGPRSWTTQEVITLCERLAGQDANVTTVPVGVLRFTRQLTRFFQWTNDVADRLAFSEVLSSDTVFSAPMNETYELLGVEAKDILTLEKYLQDYFSNILKKLKGLKAQSKQSDIYF